ACGTACAGGGCTCCTCGTTCTGGCGATAGCGAACTTTCGCATGCGCCCTGCCGGAAGGAATATCGGTGAGCATATTCACCTGGTCCGCCTCGAGAGAGCTTCGGCGTAAATGTTCTTTTGTCCCCACGATAAGCGAATTGTCTTCGGCTCTTATTTCCACTACGTACAGGGGCTCTGTAAAAGGGATATTCAGCCCTCGGCGCTGACCTACGGTATACAGGTGAATCCCCTCATGAAAGCCCAGTCGCCTGCCGTCGGTGAAGAATATGCTGCCTTTCTTAAGAGAGACATAGCTGCTCATGAAGCCTCTGTAGTCACTCTCCGGAATAAAGCAGATATCCTGGCTTTCCCTTGTCTTCGTGGGGTCTATCGCCGAACCGGTCATACTCAGACGGACTTCTTTTTTTGTCCAGCCGGACAAGGGAAAAAGGAGTGAGGCCAGCCGGTGTCGTTCGATGGGGTAGAGGAAATAGGACTGGTCCTTTGCTCTGTCCTTTCCTTTCTTGAGGAGCCAGCCCGCATTCGACTGTTCGATGGCCGCGTAGTGTCCTGTGGCTACAGCATCAGCTCCCAGCG
This genomic stretch from Syntrophorhabdales bacterium harbors:
- the mnmA gene encoding tRNA 2-thiouridine(34) synthase MnmA; translated protein: MKTVFLAMSGGLDSSFSAYLLKQQGYRVIGVTFALLPKTVTNVRNPKACCSIETTNRARKVADDLSIPHYVINLRQEFEESVMGKFITEYRSGRTPNPCILCNQHIKFSRFMGMALALGADAVATGHYAAIEQSNAGWLLKKGKDRAKDQSYFLYPIERHRLASLLFPLSGWTKKEVRLSMTGSAIDPTKTRESQDICFIPESDYRGFMSSYVSLKKGSIFFTDGRRLGFHEGIHLYTVGQRRGLNIPFTEPLYVVEIRAEDNSLIVGTKEHLRRSSLEADQVNMLTDIPSGRAHAKVRYRQNEEPCTYRLSKGRLEVTFDNAVSAITPGQSVVLYEGDTVLGGGTIIQAH